In Xyrauchen texanus isolate HMW12.3.18 chromosome 32, RBS_HiC_50CHRs, whole genome shotgun sequence, the following proteins share a genomic window:
- the tnfrsf1b gene encoding tumor necrosis factor receptor superfamily member 1B isoform X3, with protein MIISIRLLIFLAALWLFSEGKTSLPYKSDGDCVNSTSEYFNKLLSICCSKCKPGTRQQVECTADSDTICAPCQDGQYSDNMNHFGNCFSCKKCNDDKGLKYVTKCSADTKSVCTSKSNVKCERCSEGTFSNSTNTETCKPHTRCVGSAVLRPGNSTTDTKCDTTPFTTNKVPPQISTKGFLNVPPQVKPSGIQSSTQPMNTTFTPSLPVLRGVISSTTRISSNLVSVRPISNPEPYTITIIYVIACSVMGLLTLTMIVIICRFRNRKAGVKKAVIVENNKQEQGLLANYRPDLQCLLHTDGCQKEPSTTSSDSLSQPDSSQSHSSNYWLEGASLEETLPEQPSVSSPLVNLSITATFNCQMNPTCCSIPLSPATLTPKAEAPVRLSQEEVCISCQQEDGKEALQSVQESNPCV; from the exons ACATCTCTGCCATATAAATCAGATGGTGACTGTGTCAATAGCACCTCAGAATATTTCAACAAATTGCTAAGCATATGCTGCAGTAAATGCAAACCAG GGACCCGTCAGCAAGTGGAGTGCACTGCTGATTCGGACACCATCTGTGCGCCCTGCCAGGATGGACAGTACTCTGACAATATGAACCATTTTGGCAAttgtttttcatgtaaaaaatgtaatgatg ACAAAGGACTGAAGTATGTCACAAAATGCTCGGCTGATACCAAGTCTGTTT GTACATCTAAATCTAATGTCAAGTGTGAACGCTGTAGTGAAGGAACATTTTCTAACAGCACTAATACTGAAACCTGCAAGCCACATACTCG ATGTGTTGGCAGTGCAGTTTTGAGACCTGGCAATTCCACCACTGACACAAAGTGTGACACGACACCATTTACAACAAACAAGGTTCCTCCTCAAATATCAACCAAGGGTTTCCTAAACGTTCCTCCGCAAGTAAAACCAAGTGGAATCCAGAGCTCTACACAGCCCATGAATACAACTTTCACACCATCTTTACCTGTATTGCGTGGAGTGATATCAAGCACAACAAGAATTTCCTCAAATCTAGTTTCAGTCAGGCCAATTTCCAACCCTGAACCATATACCATCACTATAATCTATG TCATCGCTTGCTCAGTGATGGGTTTGCTGACACTGACAATGATAGTGATTATTTGCAGATTTCGAAACAGGAAAG CAGGTGTAAAGAAGGCTGTGATCGTAGAAAACAACAAG CAAGAGCAGGGTCTCTTGGCGAACTACAGACCTGATCTTCAGTGTTTATTACACACTGATGGGTGCCAGAAAGAGCCGTCTACGACATCATCAGACAGCCTGAGCCAGCCAGACTCAAGCCAGAGCCACAGCAGCAATTACTGGTTAGAAGGTGCCAGCCTGGAGGAGACTCTACCAGAGCAACCATCCGTGTCCAGTCCCTTAGTCAATCTGAGTATCACGGCCACATTTAACTGTCAAATGAACCCGACTTGCTGTTCCATACCACTCAGTCCTGCTACACTGACACCCAAAGCTGAAGCTCCAGTGCGACTATCTCAAGAGGAGGTCTGCATCTCCTGCCAGCAAGAAGATGGCAAAGAAGCCCTGCAGTCGGTGCAGGAGAGCAACCCATGTGTGTGA
- the tnfrsf1b gene encoding tumor necrosis factor receptor superfamily member 1B isoform X2, whose amino-acid sequence MIISIRLLIFLAALWLFSEGKTSLPYKSDGDCVNSTSEYFNKLLSICCSKCKPGTRQQVECTADSDTICAPCQDGQYSDNMNHFGNCFSCKKCNDDKGLKYVTKCSADTKSVCECKLGMFCYRYHFDECEACRKYKSCKPGEGVIKNGTSKSNVKCERCSEGTFSNSTNTETCKPHTRCVGSAVLRPGNSTTDTKCDTTPFTTNKVPPQISTKGFLNVPPQVKPSGIQSSTQPMNTTFTPSLPVLRGVISSTTRISSNLVSVRPISNPEPYTITIIYVIACSVMGLLTLTMIVIICRFRNRKGVKKAVIVENNKQEQGLLANYRPDLQCLLHTDGCQKEPSTTSSDSLSQPDSSQSHSSNYWLEGASLEETLPEQPSVSSPLVNLSITATFNCQMNPTCCSIPLSPATLTPKAEAPVRLSQEEVCISCQQEDGKEALQSVQESNPCV is encoded by the exons ACATCTCTGCCATATAAATCAGATGGTGACTGTGTCAATAGCACCTCAGAATATTTCAACAAATTGCTAAGCATATGCTGCAGTAAATGCAAACCAG GGACCCGTCAGCAAGTGGAGTGCACTGCTGATTCGGACACCATCTGTGCGCCCTGCCAGGATGGACAGTACTCTGACAATATGAACCATTTTGGCAAttgtttttcatgtaaaaaatgtaatgatg ACAAAGGACTGAAGTATGTCACAAAATGCTCGGCTGATACCAAGTCTGTTTGTGAGTGCAAGCTTGGAATGTTCTGTTATCGATATCATTTCGACGAATGTGAGGCATGTAGAAAATATAAATCCTGCAAACCTGGTGAAGGTGTAATCAAAAATG GTACATCTAAATCTAATGTCAAGTGTGAACGCTGTAGTGAAGGAACATTTTCTAACAGCACTAATACTGAAACCTGCAAGCCACATACTCG ATGTGTTGGCAGTGCAGTTTTGAGACCTGGCAATTCCACCACTGACACAAAGTGTGACACGACACCATTTACAACAAACAAGGTTCCTCCTCAAATATCAACCAAGGGTTTCCTAAACGTTCCTCCGCAAGTAAAACCAAGTGGAATCCAGAGCTCTACACAGCCCATGAATACAACTTTCACACCATCTTTACCTGTATTGCGTGGAGTGATATCAAGCACAACAAGAATTTCCTCAAATCTAGTTTCAGTCAGGCCAATTTCCAACCCTGAACCATATACCATCACTATAATCTATG TCATCGCTTGCTCAGTGATGGGTTTGCTGACACTGACAATGATAGTGATTATTTGCAGATTTCGAAACAGGAAAG GTGTAAAGAAGGCTGTGATCGTAGAAAACAACAAG CAAGAGCAGGGTCTCTTGGCGAACTACAGACCTGATCTTCAGTGTTTATTACACACTGATGGGTGCCAGAAAGAGCCGTCTACGACATCATCAGACAGCCTGAGCCAGCCAGACTCAAGCCAGAGCCACAGCAGCAATTACTGGTTAGAAGGTGCCAGCCTGGAGGAGACTCTACCAGAGCAACCATCCGTGTCCAGTCCCTTAGTCAATCTGAGTATCACGGCCACATTTAACTGTCAAATGAACCCGACTTGCTGTTCCATACCACTCAGTCCTGCTACACTGACACCCAAAGCTGAAGCTCCAGTGCGACTATCTCAAGAGGAGGTCTGCATCTCCTGCCAGCAAGAAGATGGCAAAGAAGCCCTGCAGTCGGTGCAGGAGAGCAACCCATGTGTGTGA
- the tnfrsf1b gene encoding tumor necrosis factor receptor superfamily member 1B isoform X1, with protein MIISIRLLIFLAALWLFSEGKTSLPYKSDGDCVNSTSEYFNKLLSICCSKCKPGTRQQVECTADSDTICAPCQDGQYSDNMNHFGNCFSCKKCNDDKGLKYVTKCSADTKSVCECKLGMFCYRYHFDECEACRKYKSCKPGEGVIKNGTSKSNVKCERCSEGTFSNSTNTETCKPHTRCVGSAVLRPGNSTTDTKCDTTPFTTNKVPPQISTKGFLNVPPQVKPSGIQSSTQPMNTTFTPSLPVLRGVISSTTRISSNLVSVRPISNPEPYTITIIYVIACSVMGLLTLTMIVIICRFRNRKAGVKKAVIVENNKQEQGLLANYRPDLQCLLHTDGCQKEPSTTSSDSLSQPDSSQSHSSNYWLEGASLEETLPEQPSVSSPLVNLSITATFNCQMNPTCCSIPLSPATLTPKAEAPVRLSQEEVCISCQQEDGKEALQSVQESNPCV; from the exons ACATCTCTGCCATATAAATCAGATGGTGACTGTGTCAATAGCACCTCAGAATATTTCAACAAATTGCTAAGCATATGCTGCAGTAAATGCAAACCAG GGACCCGTCAGCAAGTGGAGTGCACTGCTGATTCGGACACCATCTGTGCGCCCTGCCAGGATGGACAGTACTCTGACAATATGAACCATTTTGGCAAttgtttttcatgtaaaaaatgtaatgatg ACAAAGGACTGAAGTATGTCACAAAATGCTCGGCTGATACCAAGTCTGTTTGTGAGTGCAAGCTTGGAATGTTCTGTTATCGATATCATTTCGACGAATGTGAGGCATGTAGAAAATATAAATCCTGCAAACCTGGTGAAGGTGTAATCAAAAATG GTACATCTAAATCTAATGTCAAGTGTGAACGCTGTAGTGAAGGAACATTTTCTAACAGCACTAATACTGAAACCTGCAAGCCACATACTCG ATGTGTTGGCAGTGCAGTTTTGAGACCTGGCAATTCCACCACTGACACAAAGTGTGACACGACACCATTTACAACAAACAAGGTTCCTCCTCAAATATCAACCAAGGGTTTCCTAAACGTTCCTCCGCAAGTAAAACCAAGTGGAATCCAGAGCTCTACACAGCCCATGAATACAACTTTCACACCATCTTTACCTGTATTGCGTGGAGTGATATCAAGCACAACAAGAATTTCCTCAAATCTAGTTTCAGTCAGGCCAATTTCCAACCCTGAACCATATACCATCACTATAATCTATG TCATCGCTTGCTCAGTGATGGGTTTGCTGACACTGACAATGATAGTGATTATTTGCAGATTTCGAAACAGGAAAG CAGGTGTAAAGAAGGCTGTGATCGTAGAAAACAACAAG CAAGAGCAGGGTCTCTTGGCGAACTACAGACCTGATCTTCAGTGTTTATTACACACTGATGGGTGCCAGAAAGAGCCGTCTACGACATCATCAGACAGCCTGAGCCAGCCAGACTCAAGCCAGAGCCACAGCAGCAATTACTGGTTAGAAGGTGCCAGCCTGGAGGAGACTCTACCAGAGCAACCATCCGTGTCCAGTCCCTTAGTCAATCTGAGTATCACGGCCACATTTAACTGTCAAATGAACCCGACTTGCTGTTCCATACCACTCAGTCCTGCTACACTGACACCCAAAGCTGAAGCTCCAGTGCGACTATCTCAAGAGGAGGTCTGCATCTCCTGCCAGCAAGAAGATGGCAAAGAAGCCCTGCAGTCGGTGCAGGAGAGCAACCCATGTGTGTGA